DNA from Archaeoglobus veneficus SNP6:
AAAGTGTAGCTTAGCTCTGCATAAATTTCATCTGAAATTACGATCATGTCGTGCTCAATTGCCGCATCAGCGATCTCTTCAAGCTCCTTCTTCGAGTAGCTCACACCTGTAGGGTTATTGGGGTAGTTGATGACGATGGCTTTCGGTTTTGTCTCTTTTGCGTACTCATCGATGAGTTCGTAACTCAGCTTAAAATCAGGGGTTGTAGGAATCGCAACAACTTCTCCGCCTGCAAGGGACGAGAGGGGTGCGTAGGACACGTAGCATGGCTCGGGAACGAGGACAGCTTCGCCTTCATTCAGAATTGCCCTCAGAGCTATGTCCACACCCTCGCTTACACCAGTGGTTATCAGAACGCTTTCTGCGCTGCATTCAACCCCGAACTTCCTGTAATATTCTGCTATCGCCTCTCTAAGCTCTTTCAGACCAAAATTTGACGTATAGGAAGTTATACCCTTTTCAAGGGCGTATATTATCTCCTCTCTTATCCTCCAAGGAACCGCGAAATCTGGCTCACCCACGCCAAGGCTGATGACATCGTCTCTCCCAATTATCAGCTCGAAAAACTTCCTTATTCCCGAAGGCTTTAACTCTTGGACTCTCTTCGAAACCCTTTCCTGCTCACGGGACAATTGCGAGCCTCCTGTCCTCTTCGTCTTTGAAGAGGAGCACGCCTTCCTCCTTGTAGCTCCTCAGCACGAAGTGGGTTACTGTTGTGAGGACTTCCGGAATCGTTGAAATCTTTTCCGCAACGAAGAAAGCTACCTCCTTGAGACTTTTTCCCTTCACAACAACCTGAAAGTCGTAATCACCGCTTACGAGCCTTACTGCGTGAACTTCTGGAAACTTGGCTATTCTCTTTGCTATGTCATCGTAGTTCTTTTCCCTGGTGAGTGTAACCCTCACGTCTATAACCGCGTAAACAATTTCCTCTCCAGCCTTTTCCCAGTCTACGAGGGTCTTGTACTTGAGAATGATGCCTCTCTCTTCGGCCTTCTTTACTATCTCATCTATCTCTTTTGGTGTGTAGCCTGTCATTTCCGAAATTTCCTCACTGCTCAGTCTTGCGTTGTCTTCGAGTATCCTGAGAATTTCGAGAGTTTTTTCATTATCCATGATGGCAATTCGATTATTTGTATTTAAATTTTCTACTGTTCTTTGCACTTCAATTTCTCACTCGTTTCATACCCCACTTCATCCAGGTTTCACTGGAATTTCTCCCTTCAATACTATCTCTGCTTCATGTCCTTTCAGGACAAGCTCAAGAAGAACTGCTCTTACCTCGACCCCTTTATTCATGGCCTCGTTAAGGGCATCCGCAAACTCTGGATGTGTTTCTCTGTTTGGTTTTAGAACTCTCGCGTCGGGACGCGTAACGAGAAAAAGAATCTTCGACGAGTAACTCATTTCCATAGCTTTAATCAGCGTGAGAATGTGTTTTAACCCCCTCTCCGTTGGAGCATCTGGAAAGTACGCTATGCTGTCTTTAACAAGCGTGCAGCCCTTAACTTCGAGCAGAGCGTGACAATCCAGCAGAAAATCTATTCTGCTTCCTAAAAACGTGAATTCTCTCTTGGCAATCCCGCATCTGAAAATCTGGGGAATGATTTTCTCTGCGAGTGCCGAATGCAGGCCTGAGTTTACAATCACCGGCACGCCTGCATAAATGGCAATTACGTCGTAGCGAGTTTTTCTGTTTTTTCCATCCCTCTCTTTGAGCAAAACTCTGTTTCCTTCAACGAGAAGCTCTTTCAGTCTTCCCGGATCTTTCAGATGCGCTTTTACCGGTCTACCATTAATTTCGACGGTGACGAGAAACCTGTTGTCCCTCCTGATGAAATTCCCGTCGATTAGTCCGCTTATAGACATCAGTTTCAAACTTCCACCGTCCACGTGCAGTTAGGATATCTTTGCAGCTTTATCTTCCTGTTGCTTGCAAGACCCCTTCCGCAAGGGAGGCGGGTGGGTAGTTAAGTTTATAGACTTAGTAGCTAAAAAATCTTCGGGGATGTTCCCAAAGAAAGAAGTTCAGCTAACTGTGGTGGGAAAAGTTTTCAAGCCAAACAGGAAGAAAGTTTTAGCCTTAAACAGGTGCTTAGAAGAATATTTCAAACTTGTGAGCTGGTATCTTAACTTCAATTCGACATCAAAGACATTTCTGCACAAGAACGGTTACGAGAAAGCAAAGCAACTATTCAACCTAAACACTGCCTTAATCCAGACAGCGAGAGACAAAGCTGTGGAAATTCTAAAGAGTTTCAACGAAAAGAAGAAAGAGGGTAAAGTTAAACCGAAACCGAAGCTGAAGAGGATTTCAATTAGGTTTGATAAGAGATGTTACTCTTTCGCTAATACTACTAACAAGTTAACACCATACTGGCTAACTCTGAGCCTGAATCGCAAGGAGAGAGTAACCCTACCAGTAGTTTTTGGTGAAAGACAAAAGAAGTTCATAGAAGAAGCCTTACAGGGCAAATGGCAATTCTGTACGGTAGAGGTGGTAAAGAGGAATGGAGAATGGTATGCTCATTTCGTGCTCAAGAAAGAAGTAGAATTCGATGAACCAGAGACGGTCATTGGTGTGGATTTGGGAGAATGGAATGTTGCTACTGCTGTTGCCATTTCTAAGCAATCAAAACCAATGAAGGGTCAGTTCTGGAGCGGTGCAGGGATAAGGGAAATCAGAGGGAAGTACTCGCATATTCGAAGAAATCTACAGAGAAAGAAGAGGTTAGATTTGGTTAAGCAGATTGGACACAAAGAGGAGAGAATCGTGAACCAGCAATTGCACGTAATAGCGAATGAAATCGTAGCTTACGCTAAACAATTCGAGAAGCCAGTAATAGCAATAGAGGAACTTAATGGAATTAGAGAGAACATGAACAGTTCAGCAAAGCTTAACAGAAGGTTGCACGCTTGGGGCTTTCGGAAATTACAGCAATACATCGAATACAAAGCCAATCTCGAAGGAATACCTGTGGTATATGTTAATCCCAAGGATACATCAAAAAGATGTCATAGATGCGGGCATGTTGCCCAAGCTAATGGCAGAGAGTTCAGGTGTCCTAAATGTGGTTTGAGATACAATCGAGATTTGAATGCTGCGATAAACATAGCCCATGCCTTAATGAGAGGCATGGGATGGGGGAGCTGTGAACCCCCCGAACTCCCAGATGAAGTCCTGACGCAAAGTCAGGACAGAACGGGAGAAGCCCCATGCGTAAGCGTGGGGTAGTTCACTAAGGAAATATTTAAAATGTTGCGCACATAACTGCAGCCATGAAGAAAATCCTGATGGTAATTGTTGACGGACTCGCTGATAGACCAATCGATGGAAAAACGCCTTTGAGCGTTGCAAACAAACCAAACATGGATAAAATTGCTGCTATGGGTATTAACGGGATTATGGACACAATAGCTCCCGGTATAAGGCCGGGGAGCGATACAGGTCATTTGGCTCTGCTCGGGTACGACCCCTACAAGTACTATTCTGGCAGGGGGCCGATAGAGGCTGCTGGAGCGGGAATAAACATTAAGCCAGGAGACGTTGCGTTCCGTGTCAATTTCGGGACTGTCGAGGGAGAAGGAAGCATTTTTGACAAGGTTGTCGTTGATAGAAGGGCTGGCAGAATAAGCGACACCGACGAGCTTGTTAAGGCAGTTTGCGAGGGTGTAAGGCTCGATGTCGAGTATATATTCAGGAGAGGGAGTGGTCACCGAGGAGCCCTCGTGCTAAAGGGGGAAGGACTTTCTGATAAAATAAGCGACACCGATCCCCATGAAATTGGGGCGAAGGTCTGGAGGTGTAAGCCCTTAGACGACAGCGAGGAGGCGAAAAGGACTGCGGAAATCGTGAATTCGTTCATGGAGCAGAGCCATCGCATCCTCGACTCGCATCCCCTCAACGTGGAGAGGGCGAAAAAAGGATTGTTGAAGGCGAACGTTCTGCTCTTGCGCGGCGCAGGCATGTGCCCGCACATACCGCCTTTTGAAGAGAAGTACGGGATGAAGCTCGCAGTAGTTGCGGGAACCACGCTTATAAAGGGTGTTGGTAGAATAGTCAAAGGTGACATAATAGAGGTGGAAGGCGCAACTGGAAACAAATACACAAACCTCGATGGTAAGATTAAGGCAGCAATTGAAGCCTTGAATACGCACGACTTCGTTCTGCTTCATATCAAAGCTACAGATGAGCTGGGCCACGATGGAGACTTCGATGGAAAAAGGGAGTTCATAGAGAAGCTTGACAAGGCAATAGAACCTCTCCTCAGCCTTGACTTCTCGAAGGTCTGCATGATATTCACCGCCGATCATTCGACGCCTGTAATGGCGAAGGAACACACCGCCGATCCTGTACCGATAGCCATCGTGCACGAGGGTGTGAGAGTTGATGAGGTGACGACGTTTTCAGAGTTCGAAGCCTACAAAGGCGGGCTCTGCAGGATAAGGGGTAGAGACGCGATAAACATAGCCCTCGATCTAACGGATAGGGCGAAGAAGTTTGGGGCTTAGCTCAGTTATTTTACACCTTATTTTAACATAGTATTCTGATTCTGATAGCAGTCAAGGAAGGAATTGTATCGCGGAATTGCAAAAATGGTTAGGGCTGTAATCGTTCAGCTACCGAATATCAGGTCAAATATATCATCAAGTTTCCCCTTCTTTCCTTCAAGAACTTCTGCGTCGTACACCTCAGTGTAGCCACAGTTTGAGCAGGTTACGAAGTAGTATTTGTTTCTTTGCCAGTCCATCCATCTGTCAAGAAGGCTGGCTCCAGTCATTGCAAGTTTTTTTGACCACTGCTCTCTGCACACCACATTTTGGGCATTTAAAGCGGGTGGCAAGCTCATCTTCGATTTTCATTGGCTATCTTTGTTCAGAGAAAATTTATGAATTTAACGGGTCTCAGCATTTGGCACAATATTTAAACCACACTTGCTCATGTACAAAAAATGGCATAAGTCAAAGACTACACAACCGGGAAAATACTCAAAGACGTCAAAATTGCTCTTTTAGCACTAAAACTCGTTAAATTCCCGATTGTTGGGACGTACATCGGCAAGAAGTTACTGAAAAGAATAGAAAAATTTGAACCCCTGTTAGTAAACCTGACAGAGGCCACAGAGCTCATTGAGAATGCAGAGAAAGTTGCAGTCGGGCAGAGAGTATGTTTTGAGCTGCACAAGACGACTTTCACAGAATCTGTGTTTCTAGACGAGCTCGCTGAGGAGATGGTTAAAATCGGAAAGGCCAGAATGGTAACCAAGGAAGAAGCAGTAAAAACGCTGAAAAAGTACAGTACTCCCATCATCGTTTCCAAAGTTTCTGGAAAGTACATGGAAATCTGCCGTTCCTCACCAAGGGAGTGTGTTTACTGGTGCGCCGAAAGGGCAGGACTGAAATGCTTGAGGAACGA
Protein-coding regions in this window:
- a CDS encoding aminotransferase class I/II-fold pyridoxal phosphate-dependent enzyme; its protein translation is MSREQERVSKRVQELKPSGIRKFFELIIGRDDVISLGVGEPDFAVPWRIREEIIYALEKGITSYTSNFGLKELREAIAEYYRKFGVECSAESVLITTGVSEGVDIALRAILNEGEAVLVPEPCYVSYAPLSSLAGGEVVAIPTTPDFKLSYELIDEYAKETKPKAIVINYPNNPTGVSYSKKELEEIADAAIEHDMIVISDEIYAELSYTFKHISIASLNGMEERAIILNGFSKAFAMTGLRIGYAIAPADILEGMLKIHQYCMLCAPVTAQIGALEALRNGEDELEEMRAEYIRRRNFFVKRVGKVLDVKMPDGAFYAFPSIESTGLSSEEFAERLLFEKNVAVVPGNAFGECGEGYIRCAYAVSMEKLREAVDRIVEFVEEL
- a CDS encoding RNA-guided endonuclease InsQ/TnpB family protein, with amino-acid sequence MFPKKEVQLTVVGKVFKPNRKKVLALNRCLEEYFKLVSWYLNFNSTSKTFLHKNGYEKAKQLFNLNTALIQTARDKAVEILKSFNEKKKEGKVKPKPKLKRISIRFDKRCYSFANTTNKLTPYWLTLSLNRKERVTLPVVFGERQKKFIEEALQGKWQFCTVEVVKRNGEWYAHFVLKKEVEFDEPETVIGVDLGEWNVATAVAISKQSKPMKGQFWSGAGIREIRGKYSHIRRNLQRKKRLDLVKQIGHKEERIVNQQLHVIANEIVAYAKQFEKPVIAIEELNGIRENMNSSAKLNRRLHAWGFRKLQQYIEYKANLEGIPVVYVNPKDTSKRCHRCGHVAQANGREFRCPKCGLRYNRDLNAAINIAHALMRGMGWGSCEPPELPDEVLTQSQDRTGEAPCVSVG
- a CDS encoding Lrp/AsnC family transcriptional regulator, translating into MDNEKTLEILRILEDNARLSSEEISEMTGYTPKEIDEIVKKAEERGIILKYKTLVDWEKAGEEIVYAVIDVRVTLTREKNYDDIAKRIAKFPEVHAVRLVSGDYDFQVVVKGKSLKEVAFFVAEKISTIPEVLTTVTHFVLRSYKEEGVLLFKDEEDRRLAIVP
- the sfsA gene encoding DNA/RNA nuclease SfsA; the encoded protein is MSISGLIDGNFIRRDNRFLVTVEINGRPVKAHLKDPGRLKELLVEGNRVLLKERDGKNRKTRYDVIAIYAGVPVIVNSGLHSALAEKIIPQIFRCGIAKREFTFLGSRIDFLLDCHALLEVKGCTLVKDSIAYFPDAPTERGLKHILTLIKAMEMSYSSKILFLVTRPDARVLKPNRETHPEFADALNEAMNKGVEVRAVLLELVLKGHEAEIVLKGEIPVKPG
- a CDS encoding 2,3-bisphosphoglycerate-independent phosphoglycerate mutase → MKKILMVIVDGLADRPIDGKTPLSVANKPNMDKIAAMGINGIMDTIAPGIRPGSDTGHLALLGYDPYKYYSGRGPIEAAGAGINIKPGDVAFRVNFGTVEGEGSIFDKVVVDRRAGRISDTDELVKAVCEGVRLDVEYIFRRGSGHRGALVLKGEGLSDKISDTDPHEIGAKVWRCKPLDDSEEAKRTAEIVNSFMEQSHRILDSHPLNVERAKKGLLKANVLLLRGAGMCPHIPPFEEKYGMKLAVVAGTTLIKGVGRIVKGDIIEVEGATGNKYTNLDGKIKAAIEALNTHDFVLLHIKATDELGHDGDFDGKREFIEKLDKAIEPLLSLDFSKVCMIFTADHSTPVMAKEHTADPVPIAIVHEGVRVDEVTTFSEFEAYKGGLCRIRGRDAINIALDLTDRAKKFGA
- a CDS encoding zinc ribbon domain-containing protein — encoded protein: MSLPPALNAQNVVCREQWSKKLAMTGASLLDRWMDWQRNKYYFVTCSNCGYTEVYDAEVLEGKKGKLDDIFDLIFGS